One Lysinibacillus fusiformis genomic window carries:
- a CDS encoding DUF3810 domain-containing protein, with protein MELGALKQSIFKLFGWASVSLGLWILIMINSWIIIGYDAPLTSNSTTVIILAFVFGILAIIPKSSRSLGKWGIFLGCYLVLFIIVIFLVGWSITPFP; from the coding sequence ATGGAATTGGGTGCGTTAAAACAATCAATTTTTAAATTGTTTGGCTGGGCTAGTGTTAGCTTAGGCTTATGGATACTTATTATGATTAATAGTTGGATAATCATTGGTTATGATGCTCCATTGACTAGTAATTCTACAACAGTCATTATCTTGGCATTCGTTTTTGGAATACTTGCTATTATTCCAAAATCTAGCCGTTCTCTTGGGAAGTGGGGCATCTTTCTTGGTTGCTACCTCGTGTTATTTATAATTGTCATATTTTTGGTTGGCTGGTCTATTACTCCGTTTCCTTAA
- the pdxR gene encoding MocR-like pyridoxine biosynthesis transcription factor PdxR, whose translation MFNDFKIVDDRPVYRQLRDYLKETILKGHLLEHQKLPSTRELSKLLSVSRNTVLTAYADLEQDGLIYAIKGKGNFIGKVETFKTSSIELNWNERLNNVALLADELDVMKQGIFWEKGMISFNSIAPEEKLFDVENFKRAFLTRMSIEGDIVLNYGYAKGYKPLIDYLLHYMEMKGVDITNKDILITNGFTEGLDILLSSLAKKSGRVLCENPTHHAALKLFRLHGLDIHGIDMKDDGIDISKVEKSLSEAAFDFAYLIPSYHNPTGIVTSSDKRSEIIKLFSKYQIPIVEDGFNEELRYSGSHLAPLMTYIGAGNNVIYISSFSKILFPGLRVGWILADKELIHSLESMKRARTIHTSTLDQAVLYQYLHDGYFERYLKKAKSVYKKKYELVRQACNQYIPFKRMTGDGGLHLFIELEEGINARTLLKKCYQKGVVFYPGDVFYTDGGGSNTLRLGFSRLNEEDIVQGVKIIGNTLKNEMGS comes from the coding sequence GTGTTTAATGATTTTAAGATTGTGGATGATCGTCCGGTTTATAGGCAATTAAGGGATTATTTAAAAGAGACGATTTTGAAAGGACACCTGCTGGAGCATCAGAAACTTCCATCAACCCGTGAACTAAGTAAATTATTATCGGTCAGCAGAAATACTGTTCTTACGGCTTACGCAGATTTAGAACAAGATGGCCTAATTTACGCAATTAAAGGAAAAGGAAATTTTATAGGGAAAGTCGAAACGTTTAAAACGTCATCCATTGAACTTAATTGGAATGAGAGGCTTAATAATGTTGCTTTATTAGCTGACGAATTAGACGTAATGAAGCAAGGTATCTTCTGGGAGAAAGGCATGATTTCATTCAATAGTATTGCACCAGAAGAAAAGCTTTTTGATGTCGAAAATTTTAAAAGGGCCTTTCTGACTCGGATGTCTATTGAAGGGGATATTGTGTTGAATTACGGCTATGCAAAAGGTTATAAACCTCTCATTGATTACCTTCTTCACTATATGGAAATGAAGGGTGTAGATATTACCAATAAGGATATTCTTATTACGAATGGCTTCACAGAGGGTTTGGATATATTATTGTCTTCCTTAGCTAAAAAATCAGGCCGTGTTCTTTGCGAAAATCCTACCCATCATGCCGCATTAAAGCTTTTTCGCTTACATGGGCTCGACATTCATGGAATCGACATGAAGGATGATGGCATTGACATCAGTAAGGTTGAGAAAAGCTTGTCTGAAGCGGCTTTTGATTTTGCCTACCTCATCCCGTCTTATCATAATCCAACGGGAATTGTTACCTCCTCTGATAAGAGGAGTGAAATCATTAAACTATTTTCAAAATATCAAATTCCTATTGTGGAGGATGGTTTTAATGAAGAATTGCGTTATTCAGGTTCCCATTTAGCGCCATTAATGACTTATATCGGTGCGGGTAATAACGTTATCTATATTAGCAGCTTTTCAAAAATTCTGTTTCCAGGTTTACGTGTGGGGTGGATTTTAGCAGATAAGGAACTAATCCATAGCTTGGAAAGTATGAAGCGGGCACGTACTATTCATACTTCGACACTGGATCAGGCTGTGCTTTATCAATATTTGCATGATGGCTATTTCGAAAGATATTTGAAAAAAGCTAAATCGGTATATAAGAAGAAATATGAGTTAGTCCGACAAGCCTGTAATCAATACATTCCTTTTAAAAGAATGACAGGAGATGGCGGGCTCCATCTCTTTATAGAGCTAGAAGAAGGAATAAATGCTCGTACGCTTTTAAAAAAGTGCTATCAAAAGGGTGTTGTTTTTTATCCTGGGGATGTTTTTTACACCGATGGAGGAGGAAGTAACACACTTCGATTAGGGTTTTCCCGGTTAAATGAAGAGGATATTGTGCAAGGAGTTAAGATAATTGGTAATACCTTAAAAAATGAAATGGGGAGTTGA
- a CDS encoding YitT family protein yields the protein MKKYVMDILIIMIGSLLFALAVNLFVIPNDLGEGGVTGITIIAYYLFGWSPSIVSFVLNVALLVVGYKFLNRQTTIYTIIAVTFHSLFLHLTETWSISSNEIIVNAIFGGVFAGVGIGLIIRVGGTTAGSTILARITNKYLGWSISYGLLFFDLIVAFSSYFIIGTEALLLTIIMLYVGTKVMEFVIEGVNPKKAVTIISKKPEDIAGHVSAFMNRGVTVLSGHGYYTKEQKEILYIVISKQEVVKLKKIVKEIDKDAFIAIHDVRDVFGHGFIELSKS from the coding sequence GTGAAGAAATACGTTATGGATATTTTAATAATTATGATTGGGTCTCTGCTTTTTGCGCTGGCAGTTAACTTATTTGTTATTCCAAATGATTTAGGTGAAGGCGGCGTAACTGGTATAACAATTATCGCCTATTATCTATTTGGATGGTCACCAAGTATTGTAAGCTTTGTGTTAAACGTAGCTTTATTAGTGGTTGGATATAAATTTTTAAATAGGCAAACGACCATTTATACAATTATTGCAGTAACGTTCCATTCACTTTTTTTACATTTGACAGAAACATGGTCCATTTCTTCGAATGAAATTATTGTGAATGCCATTTTCGGCGGGGTATTTGCTGGTGTAGGCATTGGCTTAATAATAAGAGTTGGTGGAACAACAGCGGGTTCTACGATCTTAGCTAGAATCACGAACAAATATCTTGGCTGGAGTATTAGTTATGGTTTATTATTTTTTGATTTAATTGTTGCTTTCTCATCTTATTTTATTATTGGGACAGAGGCATTGTTGCTTACTATTATTATGCTATATGTCGGAACAAAGGTGATGGAGTTTGTGATTGAAGGTGTGAATCCTAAAAAGGCAGTTACGATTATTTCAAAAAAACCGGAAGACATTGCCGGTCATGTGAGTGCGTTTATGAATCGAGGCGTGACAGTTCTATCAGGCCATGGCTATTATACGAAGGAGCAAAAAGAAATTCTTTATATTGTCATTAGTAAACAGGAAGTTGTAAAGCTAAAGAAAATAGTCAAAGAAATAGACAAGGATGCCTTCATTGCGATTCACGATGTAAGGGATGTCTTTGGACATGGATTTATAGAATTATCTAAATCTTAG
- a CDS encoding NADPH-dependent FMN reductase, whose amino-acid sequence MNFFNKIFTSKKEEEHAMAELNIGIILGSTREGRVSPQVAQWVKEIANQRGDANYTIIDIADYKLPLLGEAGQDASGAQAWAEAIAKQDGFVFIVQEYNHSITGALKNALDYLREEWNNKAAGIVSYGSVGGARAAEHLRGIMGELLIADVRVHPALSLFTDFENGTDFKPKAVQAESVNQMLDQLIPWSKALYTIR is encoded by the coding sequence ATGAATTTTTTCAATAAAATCTTTACTTCAAAAAAAGAGGAGGAACATGCAATGGCAGAATTAAACATCGGAATTATTTTAGGATCAACTCGTGAAGGTCGTGTCAGTCCACAGGTAGCGCAATGGGTAAAAGAAATTGCAAATCAACGAGGAGATGCAAATTATACAATTATTGATATTGCAGATTACAAATTACCTTTACTTGGTGAAGCGGGGCAAGATGCTTCTGGTGCCCAAGCTTGGGCAGAAGCTATTGCAAAACAAGATGGTTTTGTATTCATCGTGCAAGAGTACAATCATTCCATTACAGGTGCTTTAAAAAATGCACTAGATTATTTACGTGAGGAATGGAATAACAAAGCTGCGGGGATTGTATCATATGGATCTGTTGGCGGTGCACGAGCAGCAGAGCATTTACGTGGCATTATGGGTGAATTGTTAATTGCGGATGTTCGTGTACACCCAGCACTATCATTATTCACAGATTTCGAAAATGGTACAGACTTTAAACCAAAAGCAGTTCAAGCTGAATCTGTTAACCAAATGCTAGACCAATTAATTCCATGGTCAAAAGCTTTATATACAATCCGTTAA
- a CDS encoding glycine betaine ABC transporter substrate-binding protein, with translation MRLGKLSKIGLALGFILLLAACNSVNADTKNKEVNLTYVEWDTEIASTNVVGQVLEDLGYDVTLTPLDNGIMWEAIANGEVDGMVSAWLPQTHAPQVEKYKDDLDDLGENLTGAKIGLVVPSYMDVNAIEDLTNEAGKTITGIEPGANMTAATENAYKEYPNLEGWTVVTSSSGAMTAALSQAIAKKEEIIVTGWSPHWKFNAFDLKYLDDPKGIYGAEEYIGTFARKGFKEDNPGAYSVLNNFHWTAEDIESVMLDIMEGADPKVAAKKWIKNNEDKVADWTKDVK, from the coding sequence ATGAGATTGGGAAAATTATCAAAGATAGGATTGGCTTTAGGATTCATTTTACTATTAGCTGCCTGTAACTCAGTTAATGCAGACACAAAAAATAAAGAAGTCAACTTAACCTATGTAGAATGGGATACTGAGATTGCCTCTACAAATGTAGTAGGACAGGTTCTAGAGGATTTAGGATATGATGTAACACTAACACCGCTTGATAATGGCATTATGTGGGAGGCAATTGCAAACGGTGAGGTTGATGGTATGGTGTCAGCTTGGCTACCACAGACGCATGCCCCACAAGTTGAGAAGTATAAGGATGATCTAGACGATTTGGGTGAAAACTTAACGGGTGCCAAGATTGGCTTAGTTGTCCCTAGTTATATGGATGTAAATGCTATTGAAGATTTAACAAATGAAGCTGGTAAAACGATAACAGGTATTGAACCTGGAGCAAATATGACAGCAGCTACAGAAAATGCTTATAAGGAATATCCTAACCTAGAAGGCTGGACTGTAGTTACCTCATCTTCTGGTGCAATGACAGCAGCTCTTAGTCAAGCGATTGCAAAAAAAGAAGAAATTATCGTTACAGGTTGGTCTCCTCACTGGAAATTTAATGCTTTTGACTTAAAATATTTAGATGATCCTAAAGGAATATACGGTGCTGAAGAATATATTGGCACATTTGCGCGTAAAGGATTTAAAGAAGATAATCCGGGAGCATACAGTGTCCTCAATAACTTCCACTGGACTGCAGAAGATATAGAAAGTGTGATGCTTGATATTATGGAAGGCGCTGACCCTAAAGTTGCCGCCAAAAAATGGATTAAAAATAATGAAGATAAAGTTGCGGATTGGACAAAAGATGTAAAGTAA
- a CDS encoding ABC transporter ATP-binding protein, translated as MDQQEILTIMNLTKSYGSKEILKGIDLHVSRGEIIGYIGPNGAGKSTTVKIILGIEGEYGGKIKLFGQDIEQDRIEYKRRIGYVPEIADVYDNLTGYEYLTFIGQLYGLKLEVAADKSKSLMALFGVGEAYHARISSYSKGMRQKLLIIASLLHNPDLLFLDEPINGLDANSVMIFKEILTQLAAQGKTIFYSSHIMDVVEKISSRIILLNDGKIAADGTFAQLQADNTTGTLEGIFNQLTGFHNHKDIGEQFVSVVQGVM; from the coding sequence ATGGATCAGCAAGAAATTTTGACAATTATGAATTTGACGAAAAGCTACGGTAGCAAGGAAATATTAAAGGGAATCGACTTGCACGTCTCAAGAGGAGAAATTATTGGTTATATCGGTCCAAACGGTGCTGGTAAAAGTACAACTGTAAAAATTATCTTAGGGATTGAAGGCGAATATGGTGGAAAAATCAAGCTTTTCGGACAAGATATTGAACAAGATCGCATAGAATACAAACGAAGAATTGGCTATGTACCTGAAATAGCAGATGTGTATGATAATTTAACTGGTTATGAATATTTGACCTTCATCGGTCAGCTATACGGCTTAAAGTTAGAAGTTGCTGCTGATAAATCAAAATCCTTAATGGCATTGTTTGGTGTTGGCGAAGCCTATCATGCAAGGATATCTTCCTATTCAAAGGGTATGCGACAAAAGCTGTTAATTATCGCTAGTCTTTTACATAATCCAGATTTACTGTTTTTAGATGAACCCATTAATGGCTTAGACGCAAATAGTGTGATGATCTTCAAAGAGATATTAACGCAATTGGCTGCTCAAGGGAAAACCATCTTCTATTCATCGCATATCATGGATGTCGTCGAAAAAATCAGTAGTCGTATTATATTACTGAATGATGGGAAAATTGCTGCCGACGGAACGTTTGCCCAGCTACAAGCAGACAATACTACGGGTACTTTGGAAGGGATATTCAATCAATTGACAGGTTTCCATAATCATAAAGATATTGGCGAACAATTTGTGTCCGTTGTACAAGGGGTAATGTAA
- a CDS encoding ABC transporter permease, which translates to MKDFKTLQLLDKFHFIFVKMGIDYDIMRKILHIKLTMDERKVPTIFNQSTNKKKQEQKNGYIKSLWIYILFGLVLIPFMGFGHNYLFQMSIAYAMIIFLIMTSLISDFSSVLLDVRDRNILSTKPISSKTINAAKFMHISIYLAYLTIALTTIPLLVGLFKQGIIFFILTVLELVLINIFIVVLTAILYIVILRFFDGEKLKDIINYVQIGLSLVLMIGYQVLIRSFEFVNLDVVVAFHWWSIFLIPMWFAAPYELLLNGDTSLFTMVYCSFALIIPIVSIWLYVKLVPTFERNLQKLLNTSKSKKEKKNYLKEFLLKIICRTSEERAFYRFASLMMKQEREFKLKVYPSLGFSFVIPFIFMFTMRSENVNYSVSMGYLHIYFSMLIIPTAVLMLSHSGKYKAAWIYKTFPTKDYMDLKKGSLKAFLIKLYIPLYIVLSIIFCFIYGTRIIPDLLAVFVASCMYTVFCHIFMGDKIPFTKPYDEIGDAQGWKSVLLFIPLGMIAGLHYFIATRISYGTMIYLIVLITINFALWKIVFKRSK; encoded by the coding sequence ATGAAAGATTTCAAAACCCTACAACTACTTGATAAATTCCATTTTATATTTGTGAAAATGGGCATCGATTATGACATTATGCGAAAAATTCTCCATATTAAACTAACAATGGACGAACGCAAAGTACCGACAATATTTAACCAGTCAACCAATAAAAAGAAACAAGAACAAAAGAATGGTTATATCAAATCATTATGGATTTATATTTTATTCGGACTTGTACTAATTCCTTTTATGGGCTTTGGTCATAACTATCTTTTTCAGATGAGTATCGCTTATGCAATGATTATCTTCTTAATTATGACATCGTTGATATCTGACTTTTCTTCTGTGCTTTTGGATGTACGAGATAGAAATATTCTCTCAACCAAGCCCATCTCATCTAAAACAATCAATGCGGCAAAATTTATGCATATATCCATCTATTTGGCGTATTTAACTATTGCATTAACGACCATACCACTGTTAGTCGGCTTGTTTAAACAAGGGATTATATTCTTCATTTTAACTGTGCTCGAATTAGTTTTAATCAATATTTTTATTGTTGTGTTAACAGCAATTTTATATATTGTTATATTGAGATTTTTTGATGGGGAAAAACTGAAAGATATCATCAATTATGTGCAAATCGGTTTGTCGTTGGTGCTGATGATTGGCTATCAAGTCCTCATCCGATCCTTTGAATTTGTCAATCTTGATGTTGTCGTAGCGTTTCATTGGTGGAGCATATTTCTAATTCCCATGTGGTTTGCCGCTCCCTATGAGTTACTGTTAAATGGTGACACATCATTATTTACAATGGTCTACTGTAGTTTCGCTCTCATTATACCAATCGTGTCGATATGGCTTTATGTAAAACTGGTTCCAACCTTCGAGCGCAATCTACAAAAATTATTAAATACAAGTAAATCGAAAAAAGAAAAGAAAAATTATCTGAAGGAATTTTTATTAAAGATTATTTGCCGAACAAGTGAGGAAAGAGCTTTCTACCGCTTCGCCTCTCTAATGATGAAACAAGAGCGAGAGTTTAAACTGAAAGTGTATCCATCTTTAGGCTTTTCTTTTGTCATTCCATTTATTTTTATGTTTACTATGAGGTCCGAGAATGTTAATTATTCCGTTAGCATGGGCTATTTGCATATTTATTTTAGTATGCTTATTATTCCGACTGCTGTGCTTATGCTCAGTCATTCTGGAAAGTACAAGGCAGCTTGGATCTATAAAACATTTCCAACCAAAGACTATATGGATTTAAAAAAAGGCAGTTTAAAGGCGTTTTTAATTAAGCTCTATATTCCCTTATATATTGTCCTAAGCATAATTTTCTGTTTTATTTATGGTACAAGAATCATTCCAGATTTACTGGCTGTCTTCGTAGCAAGTTGTATGTACACAGTGTTTTGTCACATCTTTATGGGAGACAAGATTCCTTTCACAAAGCCCTATGATGAAATTGGTGATGCCCAGGGCTGGAAATCTGTATTATTATTTATTCCATTAGGCATGATAGCGGGACTACACTATTTCATAGCAACTCGTATTTCCTATGGCACCATGATTTACTTAATTGTGCTTATCACCATTAATTTTGCACTATGGAAAATCGTCTTTAAACGGTCGAAGTAA
- a CDS encoding sigma factor: MELETIYITYMNDIYRYLYSLTKNHTAAEDLLQDTFTKAHITLLGQEIQDIKPWLFKVAYYTYIDSTRKEQWYITSDTVDQILSTTPEQIIVEQDAYLKLLNLLEQIKPIEKQIILLCDVMTVQMNRLQTF; the protein is encoded by the coding sequence ATGGAACTTGAAACAATATATATCACCTATATGAATGATATATATCGCTATTTATATTCACTTACTAAAAATCATACTGCAGCGGAAGATTTGCTTCAGGACACATTTACAAAAGCGCATATTACCCTTCTTGGTCAAGAGATTCAAGATATCAAACCTTGGCTTTTTAAAGTAGCATACTATACATATATCGACAGTACACGGAAAGAGCAATGGTATATTACTTCCGACACCGTTGATCAAATCCTCTCCACTACACCGGAACAAATCATTGTCGAACAAGATGCTTATTTAAAATTATTAAACCTACTAGAACAAATTAAACCAATTGAAAAACAAATTATCTTGTTATGTGATGTCATGACTGTACAAATGAACAGGCTGCAAACATTTTAA
- a CDS encoding iron chaperone: MEVFAEYLAHIDNPQHRDRTEEVLAWVTDKFPNLMPKIAWNQPMFSEHGTFIIGFSIAKHHLAVGPERAGIIHFSDEIVQAGYDHTKQLVRIPWGSPVDFSLLEKIIEFNILDKADCTTFWRQ; the protein is encoded by the coding sequence ATGGAAGTTTTTGCAGAATATTTAGCGCATATTGATAACCCGCAACATAGGGATCGTACGGAAGAAGTATTGGCGTGGGTAACGGACAAATTTCCAAATTTAATGCCGAAAATTGCGTGGAATCAGCCTATGTTTAGCGAGCATGGCACATTTATTATTGGCTTTAGCATAGCCAAACATCATTTGGCTGTTGGCCCTGAAAGGGCAGGGATTATTCATTTTTCTGATGAGATTGTGCAGGCTGGCTATGATCATACCAAGCAGTTGGTACGTATCCCATGGGGGAGTCCAGTTGATTTCTCATTACTTGAGAAAATAATCGAGTTTAATATTTTGGATAAAGCGGACTGCACAACTTTTTGGCGACAATGA
- a CDS encoding helix-turn-helix domain-containing protein, translated as MNEHIQLMIDWIEGHLKNDFSLDELSTYMGYSPYYCSFKFHQVTGISIRRYILLRRLYLSTKDLENDRKIIDIAFDYDYSSQEAYSRAFKTVFGINPKEFQQNKMPVQSFDKLIINKDEEWCRMNISREFEVEQLQSENSELFDKYVLNILNGQVMYEEFKDNKLMGDSDYAPFNEAMCVNTASKQVFDLAFIKTRASGHHESVENYIKKVMDPLDNLFNKEYRCIVLWFGEDMFCQMNLLTLLAYLEQSGYEGKVFLNSFREDEFKVSQIELQLGHYYSIYEEVLVKHEKPSKELLPVMYQAIAIYLDMLKENNAVVKYISKNKNLPTSELINRLFELFPTIGYGDSQYIELINKIR; from the coding sequence ATGAATGAACATATACAGCTTATGATCGATTGGATTGAAGGACATTTAAAAAATGATTTTTCATTAGATGAACTATCTACTTATATGGGCTATTCCCCTTATTATTGTTCTTTTAAATTTCACCAAGTAACAGGTATAAGCATCCGACGCTATATACTGCTTAGAAGATTGTATTTATCTACGAAGGATTTAGAAAATGATAGGAAGATAATAGACATTGCCTTTGATTACGATTATTCTTCCCAGGAAGCATATAGTAGAGCTTTTAAAACTGTTTTCGGGATAAATCCAAAGGAATTTCAACAGAACAAGATGCCTGTTCAATCATTTGATAAACTCATTATCAATAAAGACGAGGAGTGGTGTAGAATGAATATTTCTAGAGAATTTGAGGTTGAACAGTTACAAAGTGAAAACAGTGAGTTGTTTGACAAATACGTACTCAACATATTGAATGGGCAAGTCATGTATGAAGAGTTTAAAGATAATAAATTAATGGGTGATTCTGATTACGCTCCATTTAATGAAGCGATGTGTGTAAATACGGCTAGCAAACAAGTTTTTGATTTAGCGTTTATAAAAACACGAGCATCTGGGCATCACGAGTCAGTAGAAAATTATATCAAAAAGGTTATGGATCCATTAGATAATCTTTTTAATAAAGAGTATAGATGTATTGTTTTATGGTTTGGGGAAGATATGTTTTGTCAAATGAACCTACTTACACTACTTGCCTATCTTGAACAGTCTGGGTATGAAGGCAAAGTGTTTTTAAATAGCTTTCGAGAGGATGAATTTAAAGTAAGTCAAATTGAACTTCAATTAGGTCACTATTATTCTATATATGAAGAAGTATTGGTGAAACATGAAAAACCATCTAAAGAACTACTGCCAGTAATGTATCAGGCAATTGCCATCTATTTGGATATGCTAAAAGAAAATAATGCAGTAGTAAAATATATTTCCAAAAATAAAAATTTACCAACATCAGAATTAATAAATCGATTATTTGAACTTTTCCCAACAATAGGGTATGGTGATTCGCAATATATTGAGCTTATTAATAAAATTAGATGA
- a CDS encoding anti-sigma factor, with protein sequence MDSYKQLLQQAKDSEKRDAPSTNVIKKAIASSKWKLILTTLTIALLIAPTCYMLTFLYYAFGTKSTTLMDVTSQTLYVTEPNTTLEELEFDMDFSLFSMGLSFEQFKQIGDEVYPVKHYDTRFMLNDLVEKKITSKLEKTYPKYPTETNQWLVHPNNRAEFNTTEERQVLKGLPNETVVEAYISLNDLYTVEEVIQQMPKVDVTWAAIYTGVEDKMLSANGNVVSPIGYPVQRDQTNWSPFKDSTSREKTFLSILHFLANYEDTATAVSSHKNLELKERIKYLEQQDMKTYAVVITGPKAEIEQLQNQEMIKHLKLGEVKLWNWVR encoded by the coding sequence TTGGATTCTTATAAACAATTATTACAACAAGCAAAGGATAGTGAAAAAAGAGATGCACCTTCCACAAACGTTATAAAGAAAGCCATTGCATCATCTAAGTGGAAACTTATTTTAACCACACTGACGATTGCCCTTTTAATTGCCCCTACATGTTATATGCTAACATTTTTGTACTATGCTTTTGGTACAAAATCTACAACATTAATGGATGTTACAAGCCAGACTCTTTACGTAACAGAACCGAATACGACATTAGAAGAACTTGAATTTGATATGGATTTTTCGCTCTTTTCAATGGGATTATCATTTGAGCAATTTAAGCAAATAGGTGATGAGGTCTATCCCGTTAAACATTATGACACACGTTTTATGTTGAATGATTTAGTAGAAAAAAAGATTACTTCTAAACTGGAAAAGACGTATCCGAAATACCCAACTGAAACAAACCAGTGGCTAGTGCATCCAAATAATCGAGCAGAATTTAATACAACAGAGGAACGACAAGTGTTAAAAGGATTACCAAATGAAACAGTTGTCGAAGCATATATTTCTTTAAACGATTTATATACAGTTGAAGAAGTCATCCAGCAAATGCCGAAAGTGGATGTCACATGGGCAGCCATTTATACCGGTGTAGAAGATAAAATGCTAAGTGCTAATGGGAATGTCGTATCACCAATTGGCTATCCTGTACAACGAGATCAGACAAATTGGTCGCCATTCAAAGATTCTACTTCTCGTGAAAAAACTTTTTTATCCATCTTACATTTTTTAGCTAATTATGAGGATACTGCTACTGCTGTTTCCTCACATAAAAATTTGGAACTAAAAGAAAGAATAAAATATTTAGAGCAACAAGACATGAAAACTTACGCGGTTGTCATTACAGGCCCTAAAGCTGAGATTGAACAGTTACAAAATCAGGAAATGATTAAACATTTAAAACTTGGGGAGGTTAAATTATGGAATTGGGTGCGTTAA
- a CDS encoding D-alanine--D-alanine ligase, producing MKVGVIMGGVSSEKQVSLMTGEEMIAHLDNNKYEVVPIKLHDNIELIEKVRDIDIALLALHGKFGEDGTIQGVLETMGVPYTGSGMLSSSICMDKNISKKIIRYEGIETPDWLHFSNMEELQLDELDKMGYPLVIKPNSGGSSVGVTIVNDKDSLLSAVAEVFKWDSEIIIEKYINGEEITCSIIDGKLLPIISIRHTAVFFDYNAKYEDAATIEEIVELPAAIHERVDEAAMTCYSALKCTIYARIDMLIKDGLPYVMEVNTLPGMTKNSLLPKSAHAAGITYTKLLDKIIESSLQVKRNE from the coding sequence ATGAAAGTTGGCGTTATTATGGGAGGAGTTTCCTCGGAAAAGCAAGTGTCTCTTATGACAGGTGAAGAAATGATTGCTCATTTGGATAACAATAAATACGAAGTTGTACCAATTAAACTACATGACAACATAGAACTGATTGAAAAGGTAAGAGATATTGATATTGCCTTGTTAGCACTTCACGGCAAATTTGGAGAGGACGGCACCATTCAAGGCGTTTTAGAAACGATGGGCGTTCCCTATACCGGAAGTGGTATGCTCTCAAGCAGTATTTGTATGGATAAAAATATATCAAAAAAAATTATTCGGTATGAGGGCATTGAAACACCAGATTGGCTTCATTTTTCGAATATGGAAGAACTTCAGTTAGATGAATTAGATAAAATGGGATATCCACTAGTGATAAAACCGAATTCAGGTGGCTCCAGTGTAGGAGTAACAATCGTAAACGATAAAGACTCTTTACTATCCGCGGTTGCAGAAGTATTTAAATGGGACTCTGAAATTATTATTGAAAAGTATATAAATGGCGAAGAAATTACATGTTCTATTATTGATGGAAAGCTGTTGCCGATCATTTCAATTCGTCATACAGCCGTGTTTTTTGACTATAATGCAAAATATGAAGATGCTGCTACGATTGAAGAGATTGTAGAGCTTCCAGCAGCAATACATGAACGTGTCGATGAGGCTGCAATGACTTGCTATAGCGCTTTAAAATGCACTATTTATGCCAGAATTGATATGCTTATAAAAGATGGACTTCCATATGTCATGGAAGTCAACACATTGCCCGGTATGACAAAAAATAGCTTACTGCCAAAAAGTGCTCATGCGGCGGGCATCACCTATACCAAGCTATTGGATAAGATTATAGAAAGCTCCTTGCAGGTTAAAAGAAATGAATAA